The Zobellia alginiliquefaciens genome contains a region encoding:
- a CDS encoding 3-keto-disaccharide hydrolase, producing the protein MKKLMVIVCMAIVAFGCKDKAEKTQKEMEKERIAEAEEAAPPQEWTVLFDGSSFDGWKEYNKEGVSDNWKLEDGAMVFYPPKERAKGEAFNLVTEKEYTDFILSLDWKISEGGNSGVFWGVNEKPELSEAYQTGPEVQVLDNEKHPDAKNGTTHQAGSLYDMVAPSEDVTNPVGEWNTMVITINHKEQKGSISLNGTDIVDFPVGNEMWDVMVSKSKFADWDHFGKFTTGKIGLQDHGDQVAFKNIKIKEL; encoded by the coding sequence ATGAAAAAATTAATGGTAATCGTTTGTATGGCGATAGTAGCCTTTGGGTGTAAAGATAAAGCTGAAAAAACGCAGAAAGAAATGGAAAAGGAACGTATTGCGGAAGCCGAGGAAGCAGCTCCACCACAAGAGTGGACGGTTCTTTTTGACGGTTCTTCTTTTGATGGCTGGAAAGAATATAACAAAGAAGGTGTTTCCGATAATTGGAAGCTGGAAGATGGCGCCATGGTTTTTTACCCGCCAAAAGAGAGAGCTAAAGGAGAGGCTTTTAATCTAGTGACTGAAAAGGAATACACCGATTTTATTCTGTCTTTGGATTGGAAGATTTCCGAAGGCGGTAATAGTGGCGTATTCTGGGGAGTTAATGAAAAACCGGAGTTATCTGAAGCGTACCAAACGGGCCCCGAAGTGCAAGTTTTGGATAATGAAAAACATCCGGATGCTAAAAATGGAACTACTCATCAAGCAGGGTCTTTATATGATATGGTGGCGCCGTCCGAAGATGTAACAAATCCGGTGGGCGAATGGAATACCATGGTAATTACAATCAATCATAAAGAACAAAAAGGCAGTATTTCTTTAAACGGAACCGATATTGTAGATTTTCCTGTAGGAAATGAGATGTGGGATGTTATGGTGTCTAAATCAAAATTTGCAGACTGGGACCATTTTGGAAAGTTCACCACAGGAAAAATAGGTCTGCAAGATCATGGTGATCAGGTAGCTTTTAAAAATATAAAGATCAAGGAGCTTTAG
- a CDS encoding YicC/YloC family endoribonuclease, translating to MIQSMTGFGKHVIQLPTKKITVELKSLNSKSLDLNARMPSAYREKELELRKTIASSLMRGKVDFGLYIELTSGETSAEVNEAAVKNYMKQLKAIADGDDLKLLDMALRMPDSLKTEREDIDEAEYESIKLAVQEALKEINTFRSEEGEVLENDFLERITNLQTLLEEVKAMDPDRQSDVRERLNKAVSDLKTELDANRFEQELIYYLEKYDITEEKVRLANHLNYFSSTLKSDDSNGKKLGFIAQEIGREINTIGSKANYAPMQQLVVQMKDELEKIKEQMLNVL from the coding sequence ATGATTCAGTCCATGACCGGTTTCGGAAAGCACGTTATACAGCTTCCAACCAAAAAGATTACCGTAGAGCTTAAATCCCTTAATAGTAAAAGTTTAGATTTAAATGCGAGAATGCCATCTGCATATCGTGAAAAGGAACTAGAACTTCGTAAAACTATTGCAAGTTCATTGATGCGGGGTAAGGTAGATTTTGGACTGTACATTGAACTTACTAGTGGTGAGACTTCGGCAGAGGTTAATGAAGCTGCAGTTAAGAACTATATGAAGCAATTAAAGGCTATCGCGGATGGCGACGATCTAAAATTGCTTGATATGGCGCTTAGAATGCCGGATTCCCTAAAAACCGAGCGCGAAGATATAGACGAAGCGGAGTACGAATCTATAAAGCTTGCGGTTCAAGAGGCGTTAAAAGAAATTAATACATTCCGTTCGGAAGAAGGTGAGGTACTGGAAAATGATTTTCTAGAACGTATTACCAATTTGCAAACTCTTTTGGAAGAAGTTAAGGCGATGGATCCGGACCGACAATCTGATGTGCGCGAAAGACTGAACAAAGCGGTTAGTGATCTTAAGACAGAATTGGATGCCAATCGTTTTGAGCAGGAGCTTATTTACTATCTTGAAAAGTATGACATAACAGAGGAAAAAGTCCGTTTGGCAAATCACCTTAATTATTTCTCCAGTACATTAAAATCTGATGACTCCAATGGTAAAAAATTAGGTTTTATAGCTCAGGAAATTGGACGCGAAATTAACACTATTGGCTCTAAGGCCAACTATGCGCCAATGCAGCAATTAGTAGTGCAGATGAAAGACGAACTGGAGAAAATAAAAGAGCAAATGCTCAACGTGCTCTAA
- a CDS encoding amidohydrolase family protein, translated as MKKRSLLLLLCFLGLNYTSAQENLLLKDFRPVSIYNTPKTEVHKAKYPVIDFHSHPYAKSEKEIKDWVATMRKQNIEKSIILTYSTGERFDSIYDMYAKYDDQIEVWCGFDYTGYNQKGWTKKAIKELERCFDKGAKGVGELGDKGLGLFYSKPSEAPGLHIDDPRIQPLLKKCGELGMPISVHVADPYWMYLPMNEKNDGLMNAYTWKIDTSKEGILSHEDLLATLSNAVKNNRETTFIACHLANTSHDLSILGKLLDEHPNLYADISARYAEVAPVPRRTKAFFEKYKNRLVYGTDMGMDATMYQTTFRILESADEHFYTWDLFSYHWPLNGLNLNDETLKKIYSENGRKILKR; from the coding sequence ATGAAAAAACGTTCACTTCTACTGCTTTTGTGTTTTCTTGGCTTAAATTACACATCTGCCCAAGAAAACCTCTTGCTAAAAGATTTCAGACCCGTTAGCATTTATAACACACCAAAAACCGAGGTTCATAAAGCCAAATATCCAGTAATAGATTTTCATTCACATCCGTATGCCAAATCGGAAAAGGAAATTAAAGATTGGGTAGCTACGATGCGAAAACAGAACATAGAAAAATCAATTATTCTGACCTATTCAACAGGAGAACGCTTTGACAGTATCTACGACATGTACGCCAAATATGATGACCAAATTGAGGTTTGGTGTGGTTTTGACTATACTGGGTATAATCAAAAGGGATGGACAAAAAAAGCGATCAAGGAACTTGAAAGGTGTTTTGACAAAGGTGCCAAAGGGGTGGGTGAACTTGGAGATAAGGGGTTAGGACTGTTCTATTCCAAACCTTCCGAAGCACCAGGACTCCATATAGATGACCCTCGTATACAACCACTTTTAAAAAAATGTGGTGAACTAGGCATGCCAATCAGCGTTCACGTTGCCGACCCCTATTGGATGTATTTACCAATGAACGAGAAAAATGATGGCTTAATGAATGCTTACACTTGGAAAATAGACACCTCAAAAGAGGGTATACTCTCTCATGAAGATTTACTTGCAACTTTGTCCAACGCAGTTAAAAACAATAGAGAGACAACGTTTATTGCCTGTCACTTGGCCAATACCAGCCATGATTTAAGTATTCTGGGCAAATTATTGGATGAACATCCTAATCTTTATGCAGATATCTCAGCACGTTATGCCGAGGTAGCTCCCGTCCCCCGGCGAACAAAAGCTTTCTTTGAAAAATATAAAAATCGATTAGTGTATGGTACGGATATGGGCATGGATGCAACCATGTACCAAACTACTTTTAGAATTTTAGAGAGTGCAGATGAACACTTTTATACTTGGGACCTATTTTCTTATCATTGGCCATTAAACGGGCTAAATCTTAATGACGAAACTCTCAAAAAAATCTATTCCGAAAACGGTAGAAAAATACTAAAGAGATAA
- the nadD gene encoding nicotinate (nicotinamide) nucleotide adenylyltransferase has product MKKVGLYFGTFNPVHIGHMIIANHMVEFSNLDEVWFVVTPQSPFKTKKTLLADNHRYQMVYEATKDYPKLKPSKIEFGLPQPNYTVNTLVHLREKYGPDYDFALIMGEDNLKGLHKWKNYEVILDEYSVYVYPRISEGRIEHQFKGHTKIHKVLAPIMEISSTFIRKNHKEGKNVRPLLPDAVWKYMDEMNFYR; this is encoded by the coding sequence ATGAAAAAAGTCGGTCTCTATTTTGGTACGTTCAACCCTGTACACATAGGGCACATGATAATTGCCAACCACATGGTGGAATTCTCCAACTTGGATGAGGTTTGGTTCGTGGTCACTCCACAGAGTCCGTTTAAAACTAAAAAAACCTTGCTAGCCGACAATCATAGATACCAAATGGTATATGAGGCTACGAAAGACTATCCTAAGTTAAAGCCCAGTAAAATAGAGTTTGGACTTCCACAACCCAACTACACAGTTAATACTTTGGTACATTTACGTGAGAAGTATGGTCCCGATTATGACTTTGCATTAATTATGGGAGAGGACAATTTAAAAGGTCTTCATAAATGGAAAAATTATGAGGTTATTTTGGATGAGTATAGTGTGTATGTATACCCAAGGATATCTGAAGGTAGGATAGAGCACCAATTTAAGGGACATACTAAGATTCATAAGGTATTGGCTCCTATAATGGAGATCTCCTCCACTTTTATCCGTAAGAATCACAAAGAAGGTAAAAATGTCCGCCCGCTACTACCTGATGCCGTTTGGAAGTATATGGATGAGATGAATTTCTATAGGTAA
- a CDS encoding ASCH domain-containing protein — MENASARNLWGDYLDKHLEHAFVDTPKVVHFCNNEMDANECAALVKKGIKRATSPSLLGLQYRKQPLPKIGDFMIVTDWEGEAKCIVRTTTVKLKPFFSVDEAYARLEGEGDKSLAYWKKVHWDYYTKELAAFDRKPNESMIIVCQEFEKVFDR; from the coding sequence ATGGAAAACGCTTCAGCCCGGAATTTATGGGGAGATTATCTAGATAAGCACCTAGAACATGCTTTTGTAGACACACCCAAAGTGGTTCACTTTTGTAATAATGAAATGGATGCCAACGAATGCGCTGCATTGGTTAAAAAAGGCATTAAGCGTGCCACATCACCTAGTTTATTAGGCCTACAATACCGCAAGCAACCTTTACCTAAAATAGGTGATTTTATGATTGTAACGGATTGGGAAGGTGAAGCAAAATGCATTGTTAGAACCACAACGGTAAAACTTAAACCTTTTTTTAGTGTAGACGAGGCATATGCCCGATTGGAAGGTGAGGGAGATAAGAGCTTAGCCTATTGGAAAAAAGTACATTGGGATTATTACACCAAGGAATTGGCGGCTTTTGACCGTAAACCCAACGAAAGCATGATTATTGTCTGCCAAGAATTCGAAAAAGTGTTTGACAGATAA
- a CDS encoding sugar phosphate isomerase/epimerase family protein — protein MKTIKGPGVFLAQFVDSKAPFNTLDGMCKWAADLGYKGIQIPTWESFLIDLDKAAESQDYCDELKGKVNSYGLEITELSTHLQGQLVAVHPAYDLMFDNFAPDAVKNNPKARTEWAVDVVKKAATASRRLGLNAHATFSGALLWHTWHPWPQRPAGLVEMGFEELAKRWMPILNHFDEQGVDVCYEIHPGEDLHDGDTFERFLAATGNHKRVNILYDPSHFVLQQLDYIEYIDHYHEFIKSFHVKDSEFNPTGKKGAFGGYNDWGDRAGRYRSLGDGQIDFKTIFSKLTQYGCDVWAVMEWECCIKSPEQGAREGAIFIQDHIIEATEKTFDDFAGSAIDKEMLKKILGTS, from the coding sequence ATGAAGACAATTAAAGGGCCTGGCGTTTTTTTAGCGCAATTTGTAGACAGTAAAGCACCGTTCAATACGTTGGATGGAATGTGTAAATGGGCTGCAGATTTAGGCTACAAAGGTATTCAAATCCCAACTTGGGAGAGTTTTTTAATAGATTTGGACAAAGCTGCCGAAAGTCAGGATTATTGTGATGAGCTTAAAGGAAAAGTGAATTCTTATGGGCTTGAGATTACAGAACTTTCTACACATTTGCAAGGACAGTTGGTGGCTGTGCACCCTGCTTACGATTTAATGTTCGATAATTTTGCGCCAGATGCCGTAAAGAACAATCCGAAAGCACGAACGGAATGGGCCGTAGATGTGGTTAAAAAAGCGGCTACTGCAAGTAGAAGACTAGGGCTTAATGCCCATGCTACTTTCTCCGGAGCTTTACTTTGGCATACATGGCACCCATGGCCACAAAGACCTGCTGGTCTTGTAGAAATGGGTTTTGAGGAATTGGCTAAAAGATGGATGCCAATATTGAACCATTTTGATGAACAAGGTGTTGATGTTTGTTATGAAATCCACCCAGGAGAAGATTTGCACGATGGTGATACTTTTGAGCGCTTTCTTGCCGCAACGGGTAACCATAAGCGTGTAAATATCCTTTATGATCCAAGTCACTTTGTTTTGCAACAGTTGGATTATATTGAGTACATAGACCATTACCACGAGTTTATTAAATCTTTTCACGTAAAAGACTCTGAGTTTAACCCAACAGGAAAGAAAGGTGCTTTTGGAGGTTATAACGATTGGGGCGATCGTGCCGGTAGATATCGTTCTTTAGGCGATGGTCAAATCGACTTTAAAACCATTTTCTCTAAACTTACGCAGTACGGCTGCGATGTTTGGGCAGTTATGGAATGGGAATGTTGTATTAAGAGTCCTGAACAAGGTGCTCGTGAAGGCGCTATCTTTATCCAAGATCATATTATTGAAGCTACAGAAAAAACTTTTGATGATTTTGCAGGTTCGGCAATCGATAAAGAAATGCTTAAAAAAATATTGGGTACCTCTTAA
- a CDS encoding GMC oxidoreductase translates to MNKEEIFDAIVVGTGISGGWAAKELCENGLKTLVLERGPMVKHVVDYPTMNDDPWDYPLKGELSKEDKEKYHVQSRVGWAPKEDVKHFFVNDLEHPYVETKRFDWIRGYQVGGRSLTWGKQSYRWSDIDFEANKKEGIGVDWPVRYKDISPWYDKVEKYIGVSGENLGLPQLPDGIFQPKMDLNCVEEDFKASIAEKFEDGRLITIGRAAHITDPEADFEGRGTCQNRNRCWRGCPFGGYFSSNSSTLPAAERTGNMTLRPNSIVYEVVYDDTTKKATGVKIIDAETNEKIEFKAKVIFLCASAMASVGILLQSKSERFPNGLGNDSDALGRGIMDHHYKLGASAKVDGHLDKYYQGRRPNGFYIPRFVNLNEETKRKGYLRGFGYQGGASREDWSASIAEMNYGKELKESILKPGHWQIGVTGFGEFLPYDDNRVTLSETKKDKWGLPQLDFDVEFKENEYNMREDIKKEIVKMFKAAGFKDVQSYDETTGPGLGIHEMGGARMGHSSKTSIVNNNNQIHTVPNVYVTDGAFMASSSCVNPSLTYMAFTARASNHAAEQLKGGKFS, encoded by the coding sequence GTGAATAAGGAAGAAATATTCGATGCTATAGTTGTCGGGACTGGAATTAGTGGCGGCTGGGCTGCTAAAGAATTATGTGAGAACGGATTAAAAACCTTGGTACTCGAACGTGGTCCCATGGTAAAACACGTGGTAGATTACCCAACCATGAATGACGACCCGTGGGACTATCCGCTAAAAGGAGAACTTTCAAAAGAAGACAAAGAAAAATACCATGTACAGTCTAGAGTAGGCTGGGCTCCAAAAGAAGATGTAAAACATTTTTTTGTTAACGACCTCGAGCACCCTTATGTAGAGACCAAACGTTTTGATTGGATCAGAGGTTACCAAGTAGGCGGTAGGTCTTTAACTTGGGGCAAGCAAAGTTACCGCTGGAGCGATATTGATTTTGAAGCGAATAAAAAAGAAGGTATTGGTGTTGACTGGCCGGTGCGCTATAAAGACATCTCACCTTGGTATGATAAAGTTGAAAAATATATTGGGGTAAGTGGTGAGAATTTAGGACTCCCCCAATTGCCCGATGGTATATTTCAACCTAAAATGGACTTAAACTGTGTTGAAGAGGATTTTAAAGCTTCAATTGCCGAGAAATTTGAAGATGGCCGATTGATTACCATAGGCCGTGCAGCGCATATTACTGACCCCGAAGCCGATTTTGAAGGCAGGGGAACCTGCCAAAACAGGAATAGATGCTGGAGAGGCTGTCCATTTGGAGGGTATTTTAGCAGTAACTCCTCCACGCTTCCTGCTGCCGAACGTACCGGAAATATGACCTTACGCCCCAATTCCATCGTTTATGAAGTGGTTTATGATGACACTACCAAAAAGGCTACGGGCGTTAAAATCATTGATGCGGAAACCAATGAGAAAATAGAATTTAAGGCAAAAGTGATTTTTCTCTGTGCTTCTGCAATGGCATCCGTAGGCATTCTTTTGCAATCTAAAAGTGAGCGTTTTCCTAACGGCCTTGGCAATGATTCAGATGCACTTGGTCGTGGTATAATGGACCATCACTACAAACTGGGCGCCTCCGCCAAAGTAGACGGCCATTTAGACAAATACTATCAGGGTAGAAGGCCAAACGGATTCTACATACCCAGATTTGTTAACCTCAACGAGGAAACCAAACGCAAAGGATACCTGCGTGGCTTTGGCTACCAAGGTGGTGCCAGTAGAGAAGATTGGTCCGCTTCCATTGCCGAAATGAATTATGGCAAAGAACTTAAGGAGTCCATTTTAAAACCTGGTCATTGGCAAATTGGAGTTACCGGTTTTGGTGAATTCTTGCCGTATGATGACAACCGCGTAACCTTGAGCGAAACTAAAAAAGACAAGTGGGGACTCCCTCAATTAGATTTTGATGTAGAGTTTAAAGAAAATGAGTATAATATGCGCGAAGACATCAAAAAAGAGATTGTTAAAATGTTTAAGGCGGCAGGATTTAAGGATGTTCAGTCTTATGACGAAACTACAGGTCCCGGTTTAGGCATTCATGAGATGGGCGGAGCGCGCATGGGTCACAGTTCTAAGACTTCCATAGTTAATAACAACAACCAAATCCACACTGTACCAAATGTGTATGTAACGGATGGTGCATTTATGGCTTCGTCAAGCTGCGTTAATCCATCTCTGACCTATATGGCATTTACCGCCAGAGCTTCAAACCATGCCGCAGAACAATTAAAGGGCGGAAAATTTTCATAA
- the gmk gene encoding guanylate kinase, translating into MKGGKLIIFSAPSGSGKTTIVRHLLKQPELNLAFSVSATSRPRRAKEKQGEHYYFISISEFKNHIKHDDFLEWEEVYRDNFYGTLKTEIERLWAEGKNVIFDIDVAGGLRIKRKFPDKTLAVFVKPPSVDELKIRLKKRSTESEDKINMRIAKASVELATAPQFDKIIKNYDLDTALEEAHHLVADFVGAKIEE; encoded by the coding sequence ATGAAAGGCGGTAAACTCATTATATTTTCGGCACCTTCTGGAAGTGGAAAGACAACCATAGTACGTCATCTTTTAAAGCAACCTGAGCTTAATCTTGCGTTTTCCGTTTCGGCCACCTCTAGACCACGTAGAGCTAAGGAAAAACAGGGCGAGCATTATTATTTCATCTCTATCTCGGAGTTTAAGAATCACATTAAACATGATGATTTTTTGGAGTGGGAAGAGGTATATCGAGATAATTTTTATGGCACTCTAAAAACGGAGATAGAACGACTTTGGGCCGAAGGTAAAAATGTGATATTTGATATTGATGTGGCGGGTGGCTTACGAATTAAACGCAAATTTCCGGATAAGACATTGGCGGTGTTTGTAAAACCACCAAGTGTAGATGAATTGAAAATCCGTCTTAAAAAGCGAAGCACGGAAAGTGAGGATAAAATTAACATGCGTATTGCTAAGGCATCAGTAGAATTGGCAACGGCCCCGCAGTTTGATAAGATTATAAAGAACTACGATTTGGATACCGCTTTGGAGGAGGCCCATCACTTAGTTGCGGATTTTGTGGGTGCTAAAATTGAAGAGTAG